The following are from one region of the Actinoplanes sp. L3-i22 genome:
- a CDS encoding chitinase — protein sequence MPDDDPLADPNWQEPDQPAEKLSWLRMLFLVLVVGAVGAGSTAAVMRYRDAGTRVKSWAVPYVDVTLTPTFEFQDPDANPANDVALAFVVADPTDGCAPSWGGAYTLDEAAASLELDRRISQLRAAGGDIMLSVGGLTNKELAVACADQARLTDAYRQLVKRYDLATLDLDVEGTALADQASLRRRATALKVIQTERAAAGHPLAIWLTVPVTPQGLTADGVAAVRTTLEGGVTLRGVNVMTMDYGSAGSGPDMLDLATSALTGTHKQLTDLYLRLGVQLNAAQVWSRIGATPMIGQNDVDAERFTVTDAAGLAGFAVDKGLGRVSMWSLNRDSRCKGTFTNVVVHSNTCSGVDQAALAFSKVFAGLPGTAIGSTSRDAVQIPDRQATVDDPATSPYPVWRLTAQYVGGYKVVWHSVVYQAKWANTGADPSADDSGGTPNPWSVIGPVTPGDTKPTPTPQVTGVTAVWNPAGDYRRGDRVTFGGLPYEARWTTKGDAPSTEYPVDPSEPWAPLFTVPGEPVVN from the coding sequence ATGCCGGACGACGACCCGCTGGCCGACCCGAACTGGCAGGAACCGGACCAACCGGCCGAGAAGCTGTCCTGGCTGCGCATGTTGTTCCTGGTCCTGGTGGTGGGCGCGGTCGGGGCCGGCAGCACGGCCGCCGTCATGCGCTATCGGGACGCCGGGACCCGGGTGAAGTCGTGGGCGGTGCCGTACGTCGACGTCACGCTCACGCCGACGTTCGAGTTCCAGGACCCGGACGCCAACCCGGCGAACGACGTGGCGCTGGCCTTCGTGGTCGCCGACCCGACCGACGGCTGCGCGCCGAGCTGGGGTGGCGCGTACACGCTCGACGAGGCGGCCGCCTCCCTGGAACTGGACCGCCGGATCAGCCAGCTGCGCGCGGCCGGCGGCGACATCATGCTCAGCGTCGGCGGGCTGACGAACAAGGAACTCGCGGTGGCCTGCGCGGACCAGGCCCGGCTGACCGACGCGTACCGTCAGCTGGTCAAACGATATGACCTGGCCACGCTCGACCTGGACGTGGAGGGCACGGCACTGGCCGACCAGGCGTCGCTGCGACGGCGGGCGACCGCGCTGAAGGTGATCCAGACGGAACGGGCGGCGGCCGGGCACCCGCTGGCGATCTGGCTGACCGTGCCGGTCACGCCGCAGGGACTGACCGCCGACGGCGTCGCCGCGGTGCGCACGACGCTGGAGGGCGGCGTGACACTGCGCGGCGTCAACGTGATGACCATGGACTACGGATCGGCCGGCTCCGGCCCGGACATGCTCGACCTGGCCACCAGCGCCCTGACCGGCACCCACAAGCAGCTCACCGACCTCTACCTGCGGCTCGGCGTGCAGCTCAACGCGGCGCAGGTGTGGTCGCGGATCGGCGCGACCCCGATGATCGGCCAGAACGACGTCGACGCCGAGCGCTTCACCGTCACGGACGCGGCGGGCCTGGCCGGCTTCGCCGTGGACAAGGGCCTCGGGCGGGTCTCGATGTGGTCGCTGAACCGGGACTCGCGCTGCAAGGGGACGTTCACCAACGTCGTCGTGCACTCCAACACCTGCAGCGGTGTGGACCAGGCCGCGCTGGCGTTCTCCAAGGTCTTCGCCGGCCTGCCCGGCACCGCGATCGGCAGCACCAGCCGGGACGCGGTGCAGATCCCGGACCGGCAGGCGACCGTCGACGATCCGGCCACCAGCCCGTACCCGGTGTGGCGGCTCACCGCGCAGTACGTCGGTGGCTACAAGGTGGTCTGGCACAGCGTCGTCTACCAGGCGAAATGGGCCAACACCGGGGCTGACCCGTCGGCTGACGACAGCGGCGGCACCCCGAACCCGTGGTCGGTGATCGGGCCGGTCACCCCGGGCGACACCAAGCCGACGCCGACGCCGCAGGTCACCGGCGTGACCGCGGTCTGGAACCCGGCGGGCGACTATCGCCGGGGCGATCGGGTGACATTCGGGGGGCTTCCGTACGAGGCTCGCTGGACGACCAAGGGTGATGCGCCGTCGACCGAGTATCCCGTCGATCCGTCCGAGCCGTGGGCGCCGCTGTTCACGGTGCCGGGGGAGCCGGTGGTCAACTGA
- a CDS encoding MMPL family transporter has product MATLLYRLGRLSYRRRRLTLAVWLVALALIGVGAATLSGPTTGAFSIPGTESQRAMEVLAAKFGDGSENATAKVVFTAPGGGTLTGATEKSAVEAAVAALAKVPQVAAVADPFTAKTISSDARTAYATVTYSVGVTEVTDAGRAALFAAGDTAESAGLGVEYSGESTQAADGGHSSEAIGIVIAALVLVITFGSLIAAGLPLLTAMIGVGLGMGGIQIATGFFDLSSSTSALATMLGLAVGIDYALFLVSRFRHELALGHDGEEAAGRAAGTAGSAVVFAGLTVVIALAALSVTGIPFLTAMGLAAAGTVTGAVVITLTFVPAVLGFAGRRVMPKKVKPSSAVPFGERWARNVLRYRWVALVVALGLIVTAAVPVFHLKLALPDDSTASVTSTQRKAYDQLAAGFGAGFNGPLIVVATGSSDSFGAAKQAIAKLTDVVLVTEPVVDQAGDTAMLTVIPKSAPTSEATKDLVKAIRALPLPVAVTGTTAVNIDVSDKLTAALIPYLAIVVGLAFVLLTLVFRSLLVPLKATIGFLLSVVAAFGALTWVFQEGHLAGLFGVESTGPLVSIMPIFLIGILFGLAMDYEVFLVTRTREEFVHGAAPNDAIISGMRHGARVVTAAALIMMSVFAGFILADDTIIKSLGFALAFGVAVDAFLVRMTIVPAVLSLMGRSAWWLPAWLDRLLPNVDVEGEGLARHLAAAPREEDRELLPAA; this is encoded by the coding sequence GTGGCGACCCTGCTGTACCGGCTCGGCCGGCTCTCCTACCGACGACGACGCCTGACGCTGGCCGTCTGGTTGGTGGCCCTGGCCCTCATCGGCGTCGGCGCCGCCACCCTCTCCGGGCCGACCACCGGCGCGTTCTCGATCCCGGGGACCGAGTCGCAGCGGGCCATGGAGGTGCTCGCGGCGAAGTTCGGCGACGGCTCGGAGAACGCCACCGCCAAGGTCGTCTTCACCGCGCCGGGCGGCGGCACGCTCACCGGCGCTACCGAGAAGTCCGCGGTCGAGGCCGCCGTCGCCGCGCTCGCCAAGGTGCCACAGGTCGCCGCGGTCGCCGACCCGTTCACCGCCAAGACGATCTCGTCGGACGCGCGGACCGCGTACGCCACGGTCACCTACTCGGTCGGCGTCACCGAGGTCACCGACGCGGGACGGGCCGCGCTCTTCGCCGCCGGGGACACCGCGGAGTCGGCCGGCCTCGGCGTCGAGTACTCCGGCGAGTCCACCCAGGCCGCCGACGGCGGCCACTCCAGCGAGGCGATCGGCATCGTGATCGCCGCGCTGGTCCTGGTGATCACGTTCGGCTCGCTGATCGCGGCCGGCCTGCCGCTGCTCACCGCCATGATCGGGGTCGGCCTCGGGATGGGCGGCATCCAGATCGCCACCGGGTTCTTCGACCTGTCCTCGTCCACCTCCGCGCTGGCCACCATGCTCGGCCTGGCCGTCGGCATCGACTACGCGCTCTTCCTGGTCTCCCGGTTCCGGCACGAGCTGGCCCTCGGCCACGACGGCGAGGAGGCGGCCGGCCGCGCCGCCGGGACCGCCGGCTCGGCCGTCGTCTTCGCCGGCCTGACCGTGGTGATCGCCCTCGCCGCGCTGAGCGTCACCGGCATCCCGTTCCTGACCGCGATGGGCCTGGCCGCCGCCGGCACGGTCACCGGCGCCGTGGTGATCACGCTGACCTTCGTCCCGGCCGTCCTCGGCTTCGCCGGCCGCCGGGTCATGCCGAAGAAGGTCAAGCCGAGCAGCGCCGTCCCGTTCGGCGAGCGCTGGGCCCGCAACGTGCTGCGCTACCGCTGGGTCGCGCTGGTCGTCGCGCTCGGCCTGATCGTCACCGCCGCCGTCCCGGTCTTCCACCTGAAGCTCGCCCTGCCCGACGACAGCACCGCGTCGGTCACGTCCACCCAGCGCAAGGCGTACGACCAGCTCGCCGCCGGCTTCGGCGCGGGCTTCAACGGGCCGCTGATCGTGGTCGCGACCGGCTCGTCCGATTCCTTCGGTGCGGCCAAGCAGGCGATCGCCAAGCTGACCGACGTCGTGCTGGTCACCGAGCCGGTCGTGGACCAGGCCGGCGACACCGCGATGCTGACCGTCATCCCGAAGAGCGCGCCGACCAGCGAGGCGACCAAGGACCTGGTCAAGGCGATCCGGGCACTGCCGCTGCCGGTGGCGGTGACCGGCACGACGGCCGTCAACATCGACGTCTCCGACAAGCTGACCGCGGCGCTGATTCCGTACCTCGCAATCGTTGTCGGTCTTGCCTTTGTGCTTTTGACCCTGGTCTTCCGGAGCCTGTTGGTGCCGCTGAAGGCGACGATCGGCTTCCTGCTCAGCGTCGTCGCCGCGTTCGGCGCGCTGACCTGGGTGTTCCAGGAAGGTCACCTGGCCGGCCTGTTCGGCGTCGAGTCCACCGGGCCACTGGTCAGCATCATGCCGATCTTCCTGATCGGGATCCTTTTCGGACTCGCGATGGACTACGAGGTCTTCCTCGTCACCCGCACCCGGGAGGAGTTCGTGCACGGCGCCGCCCCGAACGACGCGATCATCTCCGGCATGCGGCACGGCGCGCGGGTCGTCACCGCCGCCGCGCTGATCATGATGAGCGTCTTCGCCGGCTTCATCCTGGCCGACGACACGATCATCAAATCGCTCGGCTTCGCCCTCGCGTTCGGCGTCGCGGTCGACGCCTTCCTGGTCCGGATGACCATCGTGCCGGCGGTGTTGTCGCTGATGGGACGCTCGGCGTGGTGGCTGCCGGCCTGGCTGGACCGGCTGCTGCCGAACGTCGACGTGGAGGGCGAGGGGCTCGCCCGGCACCTCGCCGCCGCCCCGCGCGAGGAGGACCGGGAGCTGCTGCCGGCCGCCTGA